A region from the uncultured Desulfovibrio sp. genome encodes:
- a CDS encoding response regulator, whose translation MPLYSPAATPPAQNANGVPERILVVEDDKVIRALMTTTLESHGISFLTAATGREALAEASRANPDVILLDLGLPDMDGVDIIRAVRQWSMLPIIVLSARTEDDDKVAALDAGADDYLTKPFSVDELLARLRAALRRVRYERGHMDRSESSFENGDLHIDFAAGCVSVAGQQVHLAPMEYKLLCLLANNVGKVLTHKTILQAVWGSALPQSLPSLRVFMATLRKKLEAASPQCDCIRTHVGIGYRMSRSDG comes from the coding sequence ATGCCGCTATATTCGCCAGCAGCTACTCCCCCAGCGCAGAACGCCAACGGCGTCCCAGAGCGTATTCTTGTGGTGGAAGACGACAAGGTCATCCGCGCGCTTATGACCACCACGCTTGAGAGCCACGGCATATCCTTTCTGACCGCCGCCACCGGGCGCGAGGCCCTTGCAGAGGCTTCGCGGGCCAATCCTGACGTCATACTGCTTGACCTGGGCCTGCCGGACATGGACGGCGTAGATATCATCCGGGCGGTGCGCCAATGGTCCATGCTGCCCATTATTGTGCTGAGCGCCCGCACCGAAGATGACGACAAGGTGGCCGCGTTGGACGCAGGCGCGGACGACTACCTTACCAAACCTTTCAGCGTTGATGAATTGCTGGCCCGGCTGCGCGCCGCCCTGCGCCGCGTTCGGTATGAACGCGGGCACATGGACCGCAGCGAAAGCAGCTTTGAGAATGGCGACCTGCATATTGATTTTGCCGCAGGGTGCGTCAGCGTTGCCGGGCAACAGGTGCATCTTGCGCCCATGGAATACAAGCTGCTGTGCCTGCTGGCAAACAATGTGGGCAAGGTGCTTACGCACAAAACAATCTTGCAGGCCGTGTGGGGCAGTGCCCTGCCGCAGTCGCTTCCTTCATTGCGCGTGTTCATGGCAACCTTGCGCAAAAAACTGGAGGCCGCATCGCCGCAATGTGATTGCATCCGCACCCATGTGGGCATTGGCTACCGCATGAGCCGTTCTGATGGCTGA
- a CDS encoding RNA-binding protein has product MATSIYVGNLPWSATQESVESLFNPYGEVLSVKLVSDRETGRARGFGFVEMEDADAINAIAALDGKEFDGRALRINKAEPKKPAPRRW; this is encoded by the coding sequence ATGGCTACTTCTATCTACGTCGGCAATCTGCCCTGGTCCGCCACTCAGGAAAGCGTTGAATCCCTGTTCAACCCCTACGGCGAAGTTCTTTCCGTGAAGCTCGTTTCCGACCGCGAAACCGGCCGCGCCCGTGGCTTTGGCTTTGTGGAAATGGAAGACGCCGACGCCATCAACGCCATTGCCGCTCTTGACGGCAAGGAATTTGACGGCCGCGCCCTTCGCATCAACAAGGCTGAGCCCAAAAAGCCCGCCCCCCGTCGCTGGTAG